A genomic segment from uncultured Marinifilum sp. encodes:
- a CDS encoding TonB-dependent receptor, translating to MEQLRIVSERRSQVSRFKRWSRKGFGVFQSLKHEVTIGCLVATYLSTATIENASAQTETIYVNQDQKLDEVVVSAQRTPVTYSQVARVVTVMEREEISATPVQSVQDLLEHLLNVDVRQRGNHGVQADVSIRGGSFDQTMILLNGVNITDPQTGHLSMNLPVDLESIERVEILHGPGARVFGPNAFSGAINFITGTKSKNNIKLAASTGEDGFYSLSAAATYLTGPLKSYVALSRKASDGYIENTDFTSTNLFYQGQLATSQGDLDLQVGYNTKGFGANSFYTPAYPNQYEENKTTFASLRFSTKGKVKFTPVVYWRRHQDRFELFRDNPASWYSSHNYHLTDVYGTNLNTSFNWALGKSATGVEFRSENIWSNVLGEEMDEPMKVPGESGAFFTKQHTCTNMSYFLEHNVYLDRLTISAGIMANWNSDLGRGFNFYPGVDVSYQLKEKLKWYASLNHSLRMPTFTDLYYAGPTNIGNADLEPEEATTWESGFKYNNRLFRAHASIFYRKGTNMIDWVKMNAEDKWQSQNLTDINTLGLEFSAQLYPKAIWGKNFPLKSLKMTYAYLNMDKSSDEFISLYVLDNLKHKLSLTSDYRIWGNLGSSMSVSYQNREGGYVYYDKTNSTYGEERSYSPFWLMDARIYYQKPKYTVYAEASNILDKEYYDRGNITQPGRWIRVGVKLNLDL from the coding sequence ATGGAACAATTGAGAATTGTGTCGGAGAGACGTTCTCAGGTGTCTCGTTTCAAAAGGTGGAGTCGTAAAGGCTTTGGCGTGTTTCAAAGTCTGAAACATGAGGTTACTATAGGTTGTCTTGTTGCAACTTATTTAAGTACTGCCACCATTGAAAATGCAAGTGCACAAACCGAAACTATCTATGTAAACCAGGATCAGAAACTGGATGAGGTGGTTGTGAGTGCGCAGAGAACACCCGTAACGTACTCTCAGGTTGCCAGAGTGGTAACCGTAATGGAGAGAGAGGAAATTAGTGCTACACCAGTACAAAGTGTACAGGATCTTTTAGAACATTTGCTGAATGTGGATGTGCGACAAAGAGGAAATCATGGAGTGCAGGCCGATGTGAGTATTCGCGGAGGAAGCTTCGATCAAACCATGATTTTGCTAAATGGTGTAAATATTACCGATCCGCAGACAGGTCACTTGAGTATGAATTTACCGGTAGATCTGGAAAGTATTGAACGTGTTGAAATTCTTCACGGACCTGGCGCCAGAGTTTTTGGTCCCAATGCGTTTAGTGGAGCCATTAATTTTATTACTGGCACCAAAAGTAAAAATAACATTAAACTTGCTGCCAGTACTGGCGAAGATGGGTTTTATTCCTTATCTGCAGCAGCAACTTACCTTACAGGGCCTTTAAAATCTTATGTTGCCCTAAGCCGTAAAGCCAGCGATGGATATATCGAAAATACTGACTTTACATCTACAAATCTTTTTTATCAGGGACAATTAGCTACTTCGCAGGGAGATCTTGATCTTCAGGTGGGATATAATACCAAGGGATTTGGGGCCAATAGTTTTTATACGCCAGCCTATCCAAATCAGTACGAGGAAAATAAAACTACATTCGCCAGCTTGCGATTTTCAACCAAAGGGAAGGTGAAGTTTACTCCCGTTGTTTATTGGCGACGTCATCAGGATCGTTTTGAATTGTTTCGTGACAATCCTGCCTCATGGTATAGCTCGCATAATTACCATCTAACCGATGTTTATGGTACAAACCTGAATACCAGCTTTAACTGGGCACTGGGAAAGAGTGCCACAGGTGTGGAATTCAGATCGGAGAATATCTGGAGTAATGTATTAGGCGAGGAGATGGATGAACCTATGAAAGTGCCAGGAGAGAGCGGAGCGTTTTTTACCAAGCAACATACTTGTACAAACATGAGTTATTTTTTGGAGCACAATGTTTATCTCGACCGATTGACTATTTCTGCAGGAATTATGGCAAATTGGAATTCCGATTTGGGCCGTGGCTTTAACTTTTATCCAGGTGTTGATGTGAGTTATCAACTAAAAGAAAAATTAAAATGGTATGCATCGCTTAATCACTCGTTGCGGATGCCTACTTTTACAGATCTTTACTATGCAGGTCCTACAAATATTGGAAATGCTGATCTTGAACCCGAAGAAGCAACCACTTGGGAGAGTGGGTTTAAATATAATAATCGCTTATTCAGAGCACATGCTTCCATCTTTTATCGAAAGGGAACCAATATGATTGATTGGGTGAAGATGAATGCAGAAGATAAGTGGCAAAGTCAGAATTTAACAGATATAAATACTTTAGGACTGGAATTTTCTGCTCAATTGTATCCGAAAGCAATTTGGGGTAAGAATTTTCCTTTAAAAAGTCTGAAAATGACTTATGCTTACCTGAATATGGATAAATCTTCCGATGAATTTATCTCTTTGTATGTATTGGATAATCTGAAACACAAATTGAGTCTTACTTCCGACTATAGAATTTGGGGTAATTTGGGAAGCTCAATGAGTGTCTCTTATCAGAATCGCGAAGGTGGATATGTTTATTACGATAAGACCAACAGCACTTACGGCGAGGAACGCAGTTATTCTCCTTTTTGGCTAATGGATGCTCGTATTTACTATCAAAAACCTAAGTATACAGTATATGCAGAGGCTTCGAATATTCTGGACAAGGAGTATTACGATAGAGGAAACATAACTCAGCCAGGCAGATGGATACGAGTAGGAGTAAAGCTGAATCTCGATTTATAG
- the truA gene encoding tRNA pseudouridine(38-40) synthase TruA produces MRYFFHIGYKGSSYRGWQKQVNAKSVQESIEDVLSKFLKQKIHCIGCGRTDAGVHSSQYYFHIDIEEKIEDHLFFPLNRMLPPDIAIYHITKVDHKNHAQHSATERTYNYFIHTHKNPFLSKISALYNVTDLDVIKMQEAANYLLGKKDFRALCKTPDRHNHTECDIRKAQFYTNESGKFIRFEIRGNRFLKGMIRILMHELIEVGKNKISPQQFQNCLLSKTPPNPLNMAYPQGLYLSEISYPFLKQQVSEEFCPMLKMHQWRAIKIN; encoded by the coding sequence GTGAGATATTTCTTCCACATAGGCTATAAAGGCAGTTCGTACCGGGGTTGGCAAAAACAAGTAAATGCAAAAAGTGTTCAGGAAAGCATCGAAGATGTACTAAGTAAATTCCTTAAGCAAAAAATACATTGCATAGGTTGTGGCAGAACGGATGCCGGTGTTCATTCTTCGCAATATTATTTTCATATTGATATAGAAGAGAAGATTGAAGATCATCTTTTTTTTCCATTAAACCGAATGCTTCCGCCTGATATTGCAATTTATCATATCACTAAAGTAGATCATAAAAATCATGCGCAGCACAGTGCAACTGAACGCACTTATAATTATTTTATTCACACCCATAAAAACCCATTCTTAAGCAAGATTAGTGCCCTTTATAATGTTACTGATTTGGATGTTATAAAAATGCAGGAAGCTGCTAATTATTTGCTTGGCAAAAAAGATTTTCGAGCACTCTGCAAAACTCCAGACAGACACAATCATACCGAATGCGACATCAGAAAAGCTCAATTCTACACGAATGAATCGGGTAAATTTATTCGCTTCGAAATACGTGGAAACCGCTTTTTAAAAGGTATGATTCGCATTCTGATGCATGAACTCATTGAAGTGGGAAAAAATAAAATATCCCCTCAGCAATTTCAAAACTGCTTACTCAGCAAAACACCACCAAACCCACTAAACATGGCATATCCCCAGGGATTATATTTATCTGAAATAAGCTATCCCTTTTTAAAGCAGCAGGTATCCGAAGAATTTTGTCCCATGCTAAAAATGCACCAATGGCGGGCAATTAAAATAAATTAA
- a CDS encoding C69 family dipeptidase has protein sequence MKKLIIAMFATAAFFCQSSFAQGVLEQVNDPFFGESCTSIMVGKKASVDGSVITSHTCDGRYRTWLQVEKAEKFAKDTTTKIYKGTLKTETAWDRRKMIVAGEIPQAKETYSFLNTAYPCLNEKQLAMGETTIVGPKELVNEKGMFLIEELERIALQRCSTARGAIKLIGKVIKNYGYGDWGECITIADKKEVWQLEIFGQGPDKIGGVWAAQRIPDNHVGVSANISRIGVIDKKNKDYFMYSDNVFSVAKELKRWDGKEEFKFWKAYGKVEKPFKIREFFILNALAPSLQLDFEADELPFSVKPDHKVSVREVIALYRETYEGTKYDMTQDLKILKKKYNDKKEEIGVDTLIAPNAHPWPTRDHRNLRNYLKEGSVEYQRTVAVSWCSYSHIIQLRDWLPDEIGGRAWFSFDNPAQSPRIPIYSGTTELPESFQFCGQKRYREDAAIWQYRKANKLATLQWQTTRKGMMEEVTYFENKGFSDAEFVEAKVQALLKDGKKKEAKVLLNKFTRDFTGASMLRWKELENKYWGKFGLGF, from the coding sequence ATGAAGAAATTAATAATTGCAATGTTTGCAACGGCGGCATTTTTTTGTCAAAGTTCTTTTGCTCAAGGGGTTTTAGAGCAAGTTAATGATCCTTTTTTTGGAGAGAGTTGTACAAGTATTATGGTTGGGAAAAAAGCATCGGTCGATGGTTCTGTAATTACCAGCCACACTTGCGACGGTCGATACAGAACATGGCTGCAAGTTGAAAAAGCAGAGAAATTTGCAAAAGATACGACTACTAAGATTTATAAAGGCACATTAAAGACAGAAACTGCCTGGGACAGACGAAAAATGATTGTTGCAGGAGAAATTCCTCAGGCAAAAGAAACGTATTCGTTTTTAAATACAGCCTATCCATGTTTAAATGAAAAACAGTTGGCTATGGGCGAAACTACCATTGTTGGACCAAAGGAACTGGTAAACGAAAAAGGAATGTTTCTGATTGAAGAGTTGGAGCGTATTGCTTTGCAACGTTGTTCTACAGCCCGTGGTGCAATTAAATTAATTGGCAAGGTAATTAAAAATTACGGCTATGGCGATTGGGGAGAATGTATTACTATTGCAGATAAAAAAGAAGTTTGGCAGCTCGAAATTTTTGGCCAAGGGCCAGATAAAATTGGCGGTGTATGGGCTGCTCAGCGTATTCCTGACAATCATGTAGGTGTGTCGGCAAATATTTCTAGAATTGGGGTAATCGATAAAAAGAACAAAGATTATTTTATGTATTCGGACAATGTTTTCTCTGTTGCAAAAGAGTTAAAGCGTTGGGATGGAAAAGAGGAGTTTAAATTCTGGAAGGCTTATGGAAAAGTGGAAAAACCATTTAAAATTCGGGAATTTTTTATTTTAAATGCTTTGGCTCCATCATTACAATTAGATTTTGAAGCTGATGAATTGCCTTTTTCGGTTAAGCCAGATCATAAGGTGTCGGTTCGCGAAGTAATTGCTCTTTATCGTGAAACTTATGAGGGAACCAAATATGATATGACTCAGGATTTAAAGATTTTGAAGAAAAAATACAATGATAAAAAAGAGGAAATAGGTGTTGATACTTTAATTGCGCCAAATGCTCATCCATGGCCAACGAGAGATCATCGTAATCTGCGAAATTATCTGAAAGAGGGCAGTGTTGAGTATCAAAGAACTGTTGCTGTTTCGTGGTGTTCATATTCTCATATTATTCAGTTAAGAGACTGGTTACCCGATGAGATTGGTGGTAGAGCCTGGTTTTCTTTCGATAATCCAGCACAGAGTCCCCGTATTCCTATTTATTCGGGAACTACAGAATTGCCGGAGAGTTTCCAGTTTTGTGGTCAGAAACGTTACCGAGAAGATGCTGCTATTTGGCAATATCGTAAAGCTAATAAGTTAGCTACTTTGCAATGGCAAACTACTCGTAAAGGGATGATGGAAGAAGTGACCTATTTTGAAAATAAGGGGTTTTCGGATGCTGAGTTTGTAGAGGCTAAAGTTCAAGCATTATTAAAAGATGGTAAAAAAAAGGAAGCAAAAGTATTGTTAAACAAGTTTACCCGCGATTTTACCGGAGCTAGCATGCTTCGATGGAAAGAACTGGAAAATAAGTATTGGGGGAAATTTGGCTTGGGATTTTAA
- a CDS encoding SRPBCC family protein produces MKYSVEVEINKPIDEVVALFKDEDKLFKWMNGLQSLEHLEGKPGEKGSTTKMLFKNGKREIEMIETILSNNLPEEFIASYKAKGVYNLAKISFISISDNKTKYHSEQEFQLKGFMKIFAWIMPVAFKKQTLKYLNMFKEFAEDN; encoded by the coding sequence ATGAAATACTCCGTTGAAGTTGAAATCAATAAACCCATTGATGAAGTTGTAGCACTTTTTAAAGATGAAGATAAGCTGTTTAAATGGATGAACGGCTTGCAGTCTCTTGAACATTTAGAAGGTAAACCTGGAGAAAAAGGCTCAACAACAAAAATGCTTTTTAAAAATGGCAAAAGAGAAATTGAAATGATAGAAACCATTTTAAGTAACAATCTGCCCGAAGAATTTATTGCAAGCTACAAAGCAAAAGGAGTTTATAATTTGGCAAAAATAAGTTTTATTTCAATTTCTGATAACAAAACAAAATACCATAGCGAACAGGAATTTCAATTGAAAGGATTCATGAAAATATTTGCATGGATAATGCCAGTAGCATTTAAAAAACAGACCTTAAAATACCTGAATATGTTTAAAGAATTTGCCGAAGATAATTAA
- a CDS encoding CHAD domain-containing protein — protein sequence MNNLSSFYKEKFDSFLFYLSKAKEMNVEDIHKLRVDIKNIRSLLLLANDLGVEEKLIAKILKQVRPVFKYSGRLRLIQVCKTIVEQDNITGHKKIIESLEENKLQVGKDLNGLVGKFKIDKFQKRVENLGVALSKINKSEIREAADKIIHDELDLIYKLWASSRGEENYHEIRKFFKIIKSILNLLLSLNSDAKLANEFSIVNETESILGNWHDRDVLEQKLGTIQAMAPNSEFKSLVREIKNKNRSEKNILSKKFKQQMLTHFLKY from the coding sequence ATGAATAATTTAAGCTCGTTTTATAAGGAAAAATTTGATTCTTTTTTGTTTTACTTATCAAAAGCAAAAGAAATGAATGTAGAAGATATTCACAAATTACGTGTGGATATTAAAAATATAAGAAGTTTACTTCTGTTGGCCAATGATTTAGGGGTTGAAGAAAAACTGATAGCTAAGATTTTAAAACAAGTGCGTCCCGTATTTAAATACTCGGGCAGACTGCGATTAATTCAGGTTTGCAAGACCATTGTGGAGCAAGATAATATTACTGGTCACAAAAAGATTATTGAAAGCCTTGAAGAAAATAAACTGCAAGTTGGTAAAGATCTAAATGGGCTTGTTGGAAAATTTAAGATTGATAAATTTCAAAAAAGAGTAGAGAATTTAGGTGTTGCTCTTAGTAAAATAAATAAGAGCGAGATTAGAGAGGCAGCTGATAAAATTATTCACGATGAGTTGGATTTAATTTATAAACTTTGGGCATCGTCCAGAGGTGAGGAAAATTATCATGAAATAAGAAAATTCTTTAAAATTATTAAATCGATTCTTAACTTGTTGCTTAGCTTAAATTCTGATGCTAAATTAGCAAATGAGTTTTCTATTGTTAATGAAACAGAATCAATTCTTGGAAATTGGCACGATAGAGACGTTTTAGAGCAAAAGCTGGGAACAATACAGGCAATGGCACCAAATTCCGAATTTAAATCCTTAGTTCGCGAAATAAAGAATAAAAATAGAAGCGAAAAAAATATCTTAAGTAAGAAATTTAAACAACAAATGCTTACTCATTTTTTAAAATATTAG
- a CDS encoding transglycosylase domain-containing protein, with the protein MTKTKKTATKKTRARKKSTSKKKSKNNSFKRIAIKFTLLGIFLLALAIGVLFSSVYIGLWGKLPDYYTLKNIKNADASEIYSEDGVLLGRVYAENRTNVNFKDISPNVINSLIATEDARFYEHQGVDQRSLLRVLVKSLIMRDRSSGGGSTLSQQLAKNLYPRRNFGAFSMPVNKIKEAITASRLEKIYSKKEILQLYLNTVSFGENVFGIESASRQFFSKPASALKTHECAVLIGMLKAPTYYNPRLHPERSKQRRNTVLGQMAKYDFISDNKADQLKKLPLELRYQKQSSRSGIAAYLREKIRIQANNILKDYPKEDGSFYDIYRDGLRIKTTLDYKLQNYAEQSVSEHLKRLQGLFKKHWGNTAPWSGHKNLIEEAKEKSPRYKKLKKEGKSEKEITKIFNTKVEMKIFTWNGEKSVKLSPLDSIKHYVQLLNTGFLAMEPKTGKIKAWVGGIDFSHFKYDHVTAKRQVGSIFKPIIYAAALQEGISPFEYYPNERKVYEEYDNWSPRNADNLYEGSYSMEGALAESVNTIAVDILLETGIRDAIVLAEEMGINSNLPKVPSLALGTANISLLEMIQVYATLANRGVHVEPYYLSRIEDKKGNLIVDLSETRKEKRYVLSPQNADIINQMLQAVVNEGTGKSLRNTYRLEGDLAGKTGTTNSQADGWYIGYNSNLVAGAWVGADDMRIHFRSLSLGQGASMALPIYGRFMKKLSSNAKFNNYSFSSIAKPEPEVLAKLNIPHYRSKDTSFFENIFGVKNKNHDKLMKRKARREKRKTEKKSIYQKIKNIFKRKNKN; encoded by the coding sequence ATGACCAAAACAAAAAAAACAGCAACTAAAAAAACTCGTGCACGAAAAAAAAGTACAAGTAAAAAGAAATCAAAAAACAACTCATTCAAACGAATTGCAATTAAATTCACCTTACTGGGTATATTTTTGCTAGCTCTGGCTATTGGTGTTCTTTTCTCTAGTGTTTATATTGGCCTTTGGGGAAAACTTCCTGATTATTATACCTTAAAGAATATTAAAAATGCCGATGCCTCTGAAATTTACTCGGAAGACGGAGTTTTATTGGGTAGAGTTTATGCCGAAAATCGTACCAATGTAAATTTTAAAGATATCTCTCCTAATGTTATCAACTCTTTAATTGCTACCGAAGATGCAAGATTCTATGAACATCAGGGAGTTGACCAGCGAAGCCTTTTGCGTGTGCTGGTAAAATCGCTAATCATGCGCGATCGAAGTTCTGGAGGAGGAAGTACTTTAAGTCAGCAATTGGCAAAAAACTTATATCCACGAAGAAATTTTGGCGCTTTTAGCATGCCTGTTAATAAAATAAAAGAGGCAATAACAGCATCGAGACTGGAAAAAATATACTCCAAAAAAGAAATTCTACAATTATATTTAAATACCGTTTCTTTTGGCGAAAATGTTTTTGGAATAGAAAGCGCATCCCGACAATTTTTCAGCAAACCTGCATCAGCATTAAAAACTCACGAATGTGCTGTTCTTATTGGAATGCTTAAGGCGCCTACTTACTATAATCCCCGTCTGCACCCCGAAAGATCGAAACAAAGAAGAAATACGGTTTTGGGACAAATGGCTAAGTATGATTTTATTTCAGATAACAAAGCTGATCAACTTAAGAAATTGCCTCTTGAGCTAAGGTATCAGAAACAATCATCGAGAAGTGGTATTGCAGCTTACCTAAGAGAAAAAATAAGGATTCAAGCCAATAATATCTTAAAAGATTATCCCAAAGAAGACGGAAGCTTTTACGATATCTACCGCGATGGTTTACGAATAAAAACAACTCTTGATTATAAGTTGCAGAACTATGCCGAACAATCGGTATCGGAACATCTTAAAAGGCTACAGGGATTATTTAAAAAACACTGGGGAAATACAGCTCCCTGGTCTGGACATAAAAATCTTATTGAGGAAGCTAAAGAAAAATCTCCACGCTATAAAAAGCTAAAGAAAGAGGGAAAATCGGAGAAAGAAATCACCAAAATATTTAATACCAAAGTGGAAATGAAAATTTTCACCTGGAATGGAGAAAAATCTGTTAAATTAAGTCCTCTCGATTCAATTAAACACTATGTACAACTTTTAAATACTGGCTTTTTAGCAATGGAGCCTAAAACTGGTAAAATTAAAGCTTGGGTTGGAGGTATTGACTTTTCACATTTTAAATACGACCATGTAACTGCCAAACGACAAGTTGGTTCAATTTTTAAGCCAATTATATACGCAGCAGCTTTACAGGAAGGTATTTCACCTTTCGAATACTACCCTAACGAACGTAAGGTGTATGAAGAGTACGATAACTGGTCTCCAAGAAATGCCGATAATTTATACGAGGGAAGCTATAGTATGGAAGGTGCTCTTGCCGAGTCGGTAAACACTATTGCAGTTGATATTTTACTCGAAACAGGAATTAGAGATGCCATAGTATTAGCCGAAGAAATGGGGATCAACAGTAATTTACCTAAGGTTCCATCTCTGGCTTTGGGCACAGCAAATATTTCACTACTGGAAATGATTCAGGTTTATGCTACCCTAGCCAATAGAGGTGTGCATGTTGAACCCTACTATTTAAGTAGAATTGAAGATAAAAAAGGGAATCTTATTGTTGATCTTTCTGAAACACGGAAAGAAAAACGCTATGTACTTTCTCCACAAAATGCCGATATTATTAATCAAATGCTGCAAGCGGTTGTAAACGAAGGAACGGGAAAATCGCTACGCAATACTTATCGCTTAGAAGGTGATTTAGCTGGAAAAACTGGAACCACAAACTCTCAGGCTGATGGCTGGTATATTGGATACAACTCAAATTTAGTGGCCGGAGCATGGGTTGGTGCCGATGATATGCGTATTCATTTCAGATCATTAAGCTTAGGTCAAGGTGCAAGTATGGCTTTGCCAATATATGGTAGATTTATGAAAAAACTAAGCTCTAATGCTAAGTTTAATAATTACTCTTTCTCTTCAATTGCAAAACCCGAACCCGAGGTGCTTGCAAAATTAAATATTCCTCATTACCGATCGAAAGATACCAGTTTTTTCGAGAATATTTTTGGCGTAAAAAACAAAAATCACGACAAGTTAATGAAGAGAAAAGCGCGTAGAGAAAAACGTAAGACTGAGAAAAAATCAATCTATCAAAAAATTAAAAACATTTTTAAGCGAAAAAATAAAAACTAA
- a CDS encoding class I SAM-dependent methyltransferase: protein MNFYQSISTYYEYIFPLNKIQLEFIQKSHSKSASELSVLDIGCATGNLSVELAKNYKKVVGIDLDKAMVKRAMAKANAKNNLEYKFENMLNIDSSFGKSHFDIIACFGNTLVHLESEEMVADFFKKAQMVLKSSGKLLFQIINYDRIIDQNITSLPSIENKTIKFERNYNYLQEENKVEFETILTIKESQNKISNCIPLLALRKQTIEKLLLESGFSNVKFYGNFKRDKLTENSVPLIVEAGF from the coding sequence ATGAATTTCTATCAAAGCATATCTACTTATTACGAATACATCTTTCCTCTGAATAAAATTCAATTGGAATTCATACAAAAATCACATTCTAAATCAGCATCAGAACTATCTGTTTTAGATATTGGCTGTGCAACTGGCAATTTATCTGTGGAATTAGCAAAAAACTACAAAAAAGTAGTTGGAATAGATTTAGATAAAGCAATGGTAAAAAGAGCAATGGCGAAAGCAAATGCAAAAAATAATTTAGAGTATAAATTTGAAAATATGCTTAATATAGATTCCTCTTTTGGCAAATCACATTTCGATATTATTGCCTGTTTTGGGAATACTTTAGTTCATTTAGAATCTGAAGAAATGGTAGCCGATTTTTTTAAAAAAGCACAAATGGTTCTTAAATCTTCAGGCAAGCTACTATTTCAAATTATTAATTACGATAGAATCATCGATCAGAATATTACTTCTCTGCCAAGCATTGAAAATAAGACTATTAAATTCGAGAGAAACTACAATTACTTGCAAGAAGAAAACAAAGTAGAATTTGAAACAATCCTAACAATTAAAGAATCACAAAATAAAATTAGTAACTGTATTCCTCTGCTGGCTCTAAGAAAACAGACAATTGAAAAATTACTTCTCGAAAGCGGATTTTCGAACGTTAAATTCTATGGAAATTTTAAAAGAGACAAACTAACAGAAAATAGCGTACCACTAATAGTAGAAGCAGGTTTCTGA